Sequence from the Deltaproteobacteria bacterium genome:
AAGAAAAAACTCGCCCAATGGGCGAATCCCAATACCCCAAAACTTCCTGAAAACCCTACAGTTTCTGAAACCCGCGTGGGCTTAGAGCGGAGTTATGGCTTTTTGGCCGCTGCGCGCTTCGAGCCATCCTCGACAATCTCGACACGCAGCGCCGGGAAGATCTTTCGAACTGAAAGAACCAGTTCATCGAATGTCGTGACATGACCTGTTCCAACATTGAATACCGTTACAGGCGGCATTGGTACGGTCATGGCCTGCTCCACCGCGCGCCCAACGTCCTTGGCATAGATGCGCTCCAAAGGACTTGTCTGACTGAGATCGATGTTCGCGACGTCGCCGCGCCTGCCACTTGTCAGCAGAGTGTGAGTGATTGCGCCGCTCGCCGCGCCTCCCAGGAAATGCCCCAAACCAAAGACGTGGGCCAGCCGTACCACTAGCAGATCGAAACCATATTGGCGCTGGTAGGCTTCGAGCACCAACTCTTGAACGGCTTTGGAATATCCATAGGGCGTG
This genomic interval carries:
- a CDS encoding NAD(P)-dependent oxidoreductase, with protein sequence MTTLITGSGLIGTSFGEFAAQRGERLVFFDFEPRERFLKDKLGAVDYLSVRGDILDLPCLTQTIQEHKIDKVLHTAAIIAGRVAANPHWAFTVNIQGTINVAEAARLTGVRRVVHVSTLSVYDRRFERTLTVAEDSPRGETTPYGYSKAVQELVLEAYQRQYGFDLLVVRLAHVFGLGHFLGGAASGAITHTLLTSGRRGDVANIDLSQTSPLERIYAKDVGRAVEQAMTVPMPPVTVFNVGTGHVTTFDELVLSVRKIFPALRVEIVEDGSKRAAAKKP